Below is a window of Halobaculum lipolyticum DNA.
CGCGTTCGAGGTGTTTGAGCGCGTGGTACGACTCCGCCAGCGACAGCGCCAACTCGTGGACCATCTCGTCGGCGAACCGCCGGGAGCGGGGCACCTTCAGCACGCGGCGCTCGGAGGACCCCTCGTCGTACGGCATCCAGCCGTCGGGCACGTCGGGGAAGAACACGGTGGCGTCGTTGGCGTGGACCGTGACGACGATGGAGCGCCCGCGGTGGAGGTCCAGGTCGGTCGGTTCCGCGCCCATCGCCGCCTGCGCCACGTCGAGGACGAGCCCGTTCTTGAACGACGTGGGGTTGAGCGTGCCCGAGTCGACGCCGTGGCTCGACGCGAACGGGCGGTCCGCGAGCGCGGCGTCTGCCACGGGCGTCCGCCGGAGTTCGTGGTCGCCGAGCGCCTCCAGGACGACCCGGCCGTCGTCGTGGAGCGGGTCGAGCCAGTCGCGCCAGGCGGTCCCCGCGAGGTCGTCGTGGTCGGCGTCGTCGACCCCGTCGGCGATGGCCGAGGCGAGGTAGGCGATGGTGTCGACGTGTACGGGGTCCAGCGTCACGCCCGAACGCGGGTTCCCCCGGCGCAAAAGCGGTGCGGTCGGCGCTCCGGGCGGTCGCTGACTTCATATCGGCCGGCCTCGTGGGGACTGTCGTGATACGGTCGGTCGGCTTCGACCTCGACATGACGCTCGCCGTCCCGGAGCGGTCCCGAGCGGACCTGCTCGCCGACGCGCTGGCGGCGGGCGGCGCGCCCGAACTCGCCGGCACCGTCGACCGGGAGTCGTACCTCGACGCCCACGCCAGACACCGGACGGCCGACAGCCGCGAGCCGGTGTTCGCCGACCTCGTCGAACCCCACGACGTGGAGGCGGACCCCGAAGCCCTCGCGACCGCCTACCGAGAGGCCGTCACGGGCGCGCTCGTCCCGGTTTCGGGTGCCCGCGAACTGGTCGCCCGGCTCCGCGAGCGCTACCGGGTCGGCGTCCTCACCAACGGCCCGGTGGTGGCGCAGTCGGCGAAACTCGACCACCTCGGCTGGTGGGACGACTTCGACACGGTCCACATCTCCGGCGACCTCCCGGCCGGTAAGCCCGACCGGCGCGCCTTCGAGGCGCTCCTCGACGGGCTGGGCACCGCTCCCGAGGAGACGGTGTTCGTCGGGGACCACCCCGTCGAGGACGTGCGCGGCGCGTCCACCCTCGGCATCGCCACGGTGCAGGTGCTCGGCGACGGCGAGGAGCCGGCGCCGGAAGCCGACGCCGCGGTCGCCCGCGACCGCCTCGCGGTCGACCTGCCCGGGATCCTCGACCGGTTCTGAACCCGGCGACTCAGTCGCCCCCGTCCTCGCCGACGGCGGCGACGAACGCCGACAGCACCCGCTTCACCTGCGCGCCGTCCGCGACGAACACGACCGTCCGCGGCGGCGTCACCGCCTTCGGTCTGACGCGCAGGCCCGCCGCCGACGCCGCGGTCGCCGCCGCGTCGGGCGCCGCGAGGAACTCCACGCGGGCGCGGTCGGGGTGGACGAACACCTCCGCCACGGCCGTCGGGTCGCCGTCGTCGGGGTCGGACGACCGGCGGACCCGGTACGCGAGCGTGCCGTCGGGCGACGCGTCGACGTCGGGGTCGGCGTCGCCGACCGAGACGTCGCGGAGGCGGTCGCGGTCGCCGACGAGTTCCGAGGCGAGCAACTGTGCGATCCGGACGCCGTCGGTCGTGCGCTCGGCGACCATCACTCGGTCCCCCCGGCGGAGTCCGGGGCGTCGCCCGCACCGTCGTCCGCACCGTCGCCCGCGCCGGCGGCGACCAGCCCGTCTCGGACCTCGGCGGCGATGCCGTCGACGTCGACGCCGTGTTCGCGGGCCACGAGCACGGCGGCGGTCTCCAGCGTCACCCCCGCGTCGCGCTGGCGACGGTTCGCGGCGGCGACGGCCTCGCGTTTCTCCACACCGCCCGCGACGATGGCGTCGACGGCCTTCTCGAACGTGGACTGCTCGCGGAGGATCGACTCGTCCGGCTCGAAGTCCGGGGGGACGTGGACCTCCGCGGGGTCGAAGCGCGCGACGAGGTCGCCGTCGGCGTCGTCGAGGAGGCCGCGACCGGTCGCGATGTCGACGAGGCGTTTCGCCTGGTCCGGGGAGAACCAGTCGCGGTCGAGCGACAGGGCGACGACGAACTCCCCCTCGCCCATCCGGTCGGTGCCGGCACCGCGGAACGGCGCGGCGACGGCTGCCTCCAGCGTCATACTCGTCGGTGCTCGCGCGTCCACAAAAGCCGCTCGGGGTCGGCCGGCCGGTCGGGTCCGCGGCCGGTCGGGTCCGCGGCCGGTCGGGTCCGCGGCCGGCCGGCGACCGGCGGCGTCGCTCGCGCGGGCGCGGCGCGACAGGAGAAGTGGGACCGACTACGCGAACGCCAGCGAGTCGTCCGCGTCGGTGTCCTCCGCCTGGGAGGTCTTCTCCCAGGCGGCTTCGAAGTCGGCCATCGTGATCTCGGTGCGGTCCTCGCGGATGGCGAACATGCCGGCCTCGGTGCAGACGGCCTTCACGTCCGCGCCCGAGGCGCCCTCGGTGAGTTCGGCCAGTTCCGCGAAGTCGACGTCGTCGGCGACGTTCATGTCGCGGGTGTGGATCTCGAAGATCAGCTCGCGGCCCGCGGCCTCGGGCTTGGGCACCTCGATGAGGCGGTCGAAGCGGCCCGGCCGGAGGATAGCGGGGTCGAGCATGTCGAAGCGGTTCGTCGCCGCGATGATGCGTATCTCGCCGCGCTCGTCGAAGCCGTCCATCTCGGCGAGCAGCTGCATCATCGTGCGCTGGACCTCGGCGTCGCCGGAGGTCTTGGAGTCCGTCCGCTTGGAGGCGATAGCGTCGATCTCGTCGATGAAGATGACCGCCGGTTCGTTCTCGCGGGCGACCTCGAACAGGTCGCGGACGAGCTTCGCGCCCTCGCCGATGAACTTGTGGACCAGCTCGGAGCCGGCCATCTTGATGAACGTGGCGTCGGTCTCGTTGGCGACCGCCTTCGCGAGCATCGTCTTCCCCGTCCCGGGCGGCCCGTGGAGGAGGACCCCGCTGGGCGGCTGGATGCCGACCTTCGTGAACATCTCGGGGCTCTTGAGCGGCATCTCGACGGTCTCGCGCACCTCGTTCATCTGCTCGTCGAGACCGCCGATGTCGGCGTAGGTGACGTCCGGCGAGTGCTCGACCTGCATGACGCGGGCGCGGACGTCCGTCTCCTTCTCCAGCTTCTTCACGACCGACAGGGAGTTGTTGACGGCGACGCGGTCGTCCGGCTCGAGGTCCTCGCGCATCTCGTCGGTGACCTCGGTGAGCGCCTCCTGGTTGTTGCCGTGCTGTTTGATCACGACGCCGTCGCCGGTCAGCTCCTGGACCGTGGCGACGAACAGCGGCGACTGCTTGAGCTTCTTGTTCTCGTGGGTGAGCCGCTCCAGCTTCTGCTGGTACTTGTTGTTCTCCGCGTTCGCGTCCAGGAGCTTGTCGCGCATCTCCTCGTTTTGGCCTTCGAGGACTTCGAGGCGTTCCTGGAGGGCCTCGATCTTCTCCTGCTGCGACGCGGCCTCGTCCTCGTAGGGGAGGTCCACGTCGTCAACGGTGTCAGTCATCGTCGTGGCTAGGACGGACGTTAATAAGAGACTTCGGGTCGGGGTGAAGACCGTGATAATTCGATGCGTTAGAGTAATCATCGAGATAGCAAGTATTAACCGTCGGTATCGTGTTCGTCCGGACACGATGAGCGCGACCGACGCGGAGGCCGCCGGCGAGGACGCGACGACCGACCGGTGGGAGCCGGTGCGTGACCTGCCGCCGAGCGCGAAGCTGGTGGCGAAGGTGCTGGAGTACGAGGACACGTTGAGCCAAAGCGAGTTGGCCGAGGAGACGCTGTTGCCGCCGCGGACCGTGCGGTACGCGCTCTCCCGGCTCGAGGAGACCGACGTGGTCGAGTCCCGCTTCTCGTTCACCGACGCGCGCAAGCGCCTCTACTCGCTGGAGCTGTAGTCGCGGTCCGACCCACGGTCGTCACCCGCTCGGAGTCGTTCTCCCGTAGCCCCTACCTCTCGACACCGTGGAGCAGCGCCGCGAGCGTCTCGACGCCGTCGATCAGTCGCGGCCCGGGTTGGTTCAACAGCGCGTCGTCGACGACGTGGACCGCGGCGTCGACGTCCCAGCCACGGTCCGCGAACGCCGTCGCCGACGGCGCTCGGTTCTCGCCACACCAGTGCAACACGGCGTGGTCGGGTTCGGCGGCCGCCACGTCGTCGGCGTCGACAGCGCGCGACCGCTCGCCGGGCGCGACGAACGGGCACCGCCCGCCGGCGGCGGCGACGGCGTCGGGTACCCAGTTGCCGGCGGCCATCGGCGGCTCCCCCCACTCCTCGGCGTAGACGACCGGCCGGTCGTCGGGGTCGTCCGGGACCGCTGTGCGGACGCGCTCGACGCGCCCGCGGAGGTCGGTCGCGAGGCTCGCCCCGCGCTCGGCCACGCCGGCGGCCGCCCCGACGTCGGCGACGTAGTCGAACACGTCCGCCAGCCGCGTCGGCTCGACGTGGGCGACATCGAGTCCGCGCTCCCGGAGCGCCTCGACGGTCTCGCGCTGGAGCGCGTCGCAGGTGAGGACGACGTCCGGCTCCAGCCGCACGACGGCGTCGAGGTCCGGGTTCGGCCACCCCCCGACGACGGCCGGGTCGCCGGCGGCGGCCGGCGGCTCGCAGGCGTGGGTCACGCCGACCAGTCGGTCGAGGGGACCGGTTCCCGCCCGCGCTCCGCGGTCGGCCAGCGCCGCGAGGGTCGCCGTCGCGCTCGGCGCCAGCGACACGATCCGATCGGTCACCATCGATCGGTCGTGAGAGCCGTTCGCACATAAGGTCCCCGTCTTGCGGTTCCACGATCGCGGTACGGCGGCGCACACCCGCCCTCGACATCGTTTGATTTTTATACCGATCGTCCGTCGGTTGGGCACAGAGTCACCCCCGGGGGGTTTTTTGTCTCCCTCTCCGGGGTCCACGCCCCTGCAGCCATGAGCGAGAAAACCCACACCCGACGCCGACCAACCGGGACCGACCGACGAACAGCACACGAACGACACGGCGAGGAGTCCGAAGAGGAGACCCAGCAGGGCGGCGACGAACTCGTCTGCCCCGAGTGCAGCGGGAACGTCATCCAGGACGAGGAGCACGGCGAGACCGTCTGTGAGGAGTGCGGCCTCGTCGTCGAGGAGGACTCCGTCGACCGCGGTCCC
It encodes the following:
- a CDS encoding HAD family hydrolase, with protein sequence MTLAVPERSRADLLADALAAGGAPELAGTVDRESYLDAHARHRTADSREPVFADLVEPHDVEADPEALATAYREAVTGALVPVSGARELVARLRERYRVGVLTNGPVVAQSAKLDHLGWWDDFDTVHISGDLPAGKPDRRAFEALLDGLGTAPEETVFVGDHPVEDVRGASTLGIATVQVLGDGEEPAPEADAAVARDRLAVDLPGILDRF
- a CDS encoding DUF2240 family protein: MTLEAAVAAPFRGAGTDRMGEGEFVVALSLDRDWFSPDQAKRLVDIATGRGLLDDADGDLVARFDPAEVHVPPDFEPDESILREQSTFEKAVDAIVAGGVEKREAVAAANRRQRDAGVTLETAAVLVAREHGVDVDGIAAEVRDGLVAAGAGDGADDGAGDAPDSAGGTE
- the pan1 gene encoding proteasome-activating nucleotidase Pan1, with amino-acid sequence MTDTVDDVDLPYEDEAASQQEKIEALQERLEVLEGQNEEMRDKLLDANAENNKYQQKLERLTHENKKLKQSPLFVATVQELTGDGVVIKQHGNNQEALTEVTDEMREDLEPDDRVAVNNSLSVVKKLEKETDVRARVMQVEHSPDVTYADIGGLDEQMNEVRETVEMPLKSPEMFTKVGIQPPSGVLLHGPPGTGKTMLAKAVANETDATFIKMAGSELVHKFIGEGAKLVRDLFEVARENEPAVIFIDEIDAIASKRTDSKTSGDAEVQRTMMQLLAEMDGFDERGEIRIIAATNRFDMLDPAILRPGRFDRLIEVPKPEAAGRELIFEIHTRDMNVADDVDFAELAELTEGASGADVKAVCTEAGMFAIREDRTEITMADFEAAWEKTSQAEDTDADDSLAFA
- a CDS encoding MarR family transcriptional regulator — encoded protein: MSATDAEAAGEDATTDRWEPVRDLPPSAKLVAKVLEYEDTLSQSELAEETLLPPRTVRYALSRLEETDVVESRFSFTDARKRLYSLEL
- a CDS encoding helical backbone metal receptor, with protein sequence MVTDRIVSLAPSATATLAALADRGARAGTGPLDRLVGVTHACEPPAAAGDPAVVGGWPNPDLDAVVRLEPDVVLTCDALQRETVEALRERGLDVAHVEPTRLADVFDYVADVGAAAGVAERGASLATDLRGRVERVRTAVPDDPDDRPVVYAEEWGEPPMAAGNWVPDAVAAAGGRCPFVAPGERSRAVDADDVAAAEPDHAVLHWCGENRAPSATAFADRGWDVDAAVHVVDDALLNQPGPRLIDGVETLAALLHGVER